One genomic segment of Mobula hypostoma chromosome 2, sMobHyp1.1, whole genome shotgun sequence includes these proteins:
- the ypel5 gene encoding protein yippee-like 5, whose translation MGRIFLDHIGGTRLFSCANCDTILTNRSELISTRFTGATGRAFLFNKVVNLQYSEVQDRVMLTGRHMVRDVSCKNCNSKLGWIYEFATEDSQRYKEGRVILERALVRESEGFEEHVPSDAS comes from the exons ATGGGCAGAATTTTCTTGGACCACATTGGAGGCACCCGTCTCTTCTCCTGCGCTAACTGTGATACCATCCTGACCAACCGCTCCGAGCTAATCTCCACACGCTTCACTGGCGCTACAGGGCGAGCGTTCCTCTTCAACAAG gtggtgaatctgcagtaCAGTGAGGTGCAGGACCGGGTGATGCTCACCGGACGACACATGGTCAGAGATGTCAGCTGCAAGAACTGCAACAGTAAACTGGGCTGGATCTACGAGTTTGCAACAGAGGACAGTCAGCGCTACAAGGAGGGTCGAGTGATCCTGGAGAGAGCCCTGGTGCGGGAGAGCGAAGGTTTTGAAGAGCACGTCCCCTCTGATGCCTCCTGA